One genomic window of Hemiscyllium ocellatum isolate sHemOce1 chromosome 25, sHemOce1.pat.X.cur, whole genome shotgun sequence includes the following:
- the LOC132827986 gene encoding transmembrane protein 238-like, which translates to MVLRGIGRCPAFFWMAITLDAGGLSLLLVGIFANVQVGGRGFGDCLIYSGSIIVFFSLVWWLFWCTGNIELPPQELENAKSLAQLTRGFSERLPVKSKDSPQEVDATAIRWDTVQRFSETPPPQTQQPRYVELSNVRYPQYILTSRVQQQRERLV; encoded by the coding sequence ATGGTGCTGAGAGGTATTGGAAGGTGTCCTGCTTTCTTCTGGATGGCCATTACCTTGGACGCGGGAGGGCTTTCCTTACTTTTAGTTGGCATTTTTGCTAATGTGCAGGTGGGTGGTAGGGGCTTTGGGGACTGTCTCATTTACAGCGGCTCGATCATCGTCTTCTTCAGCTTGGTCTGGTGGCTCTTCTGGTGCACGGGCAACATCGAGCTCCCTCCGCAGGAACTGGAGAACGCCAAGAGCTTGGCCCAGCTGACCAGAGGGTTTTCCGAGAGGTTGCCCGTGAAAAGTAAGGACTCGCCGCAGGAGGTGGACGCTACGGCCATCCGCTGGGACACGGTGCAGCGGTTCAGTGAAACACCGCCTCCCCAGACACAGCAGCCCAGATACGTTGAGCTCAGCAATGTGAGGTACCCCCAGTATATACTGACCAGCAGAGTACAACAACAACGAGAGCGGTTAGTCTAA